A genome region from Arthrobacter sp. V1I9 includes the following:
- a CDS encoding polysaccharide biosynthesis tyrosine autokinase, with the protein MDISDYLRVLRRHWVLITTLTLLGLGAAAVSSMAIKPTYTAKTQLFVAIQNAGTVSELQQGNTFSQARVQSYVETVASPVVLQPVIDDLGLEATPAELSKKVSATSDSNTVIISINASDSSPVQASAIAQAVGESLIAVIDDIERTGDGDASPVRLSVITPASAPVSPAAPNTRLNLVLGALAGLAVGLGLALLRSKMDTKVIGEQDIRRITDSPILGGVAYDVDATKKPLLTQAPPQSPRAESFRQIRTNMQFAHVSHESKAILVTSSLPGEGKSTTATNLAIAMAQGGQTVVLVDADLRRPRIDDYLGLEGGAGLTTALIGSADVNELLQPWGEDQLFVLTSGQIPPNPSELLGSEAMRELIQRLEDAFDAVIIDAPPLLPVTDAAVLAQQVGGVVLVVGSGRVREPELAKSLDALTMVDADLLGVILNLVPTKGPDAYAYSYYTYQPETRPSRSRKTPPPMGSSVTKADNGGDATLARARAVARRETLTQ; encoded by the coding sequence TTGGATATTAGTGACTATTTGCGTGTGCTCAGACGCCATTGGGTCCTGATTACGACGCTTACGCTGCTTGGCCTGGGCGCGGCAGCAGTGTCATCAATGGCAATCAAGCCTACCTACACCGCGAAGACTCAGCTCTTTGTCGCCATACAAAACGCCGGAACGGTGTCTGAGCTTCAGCAGGGAAACACCTTCAGCCAGGCGCGGGTTCAGTCCTACGTAGAAACGGTTGCTTCTCCTGTCGTCCTTCAGCCTGTGATTGACGACCTAGGCTTGGAGGCGACGCCTGCGGAGTTGAGTAAGAAGGTAAGCGCGACGTCCGACTCCAACACAGTCATCATCTCGATCAATGCATCCGATTCATCGCCAGTTCAAGCGTCGGCTATAGCACAAGCGGTCGGCGAAAGCCTCATAGCAGTGATTGATGACATCGAACGTACGGGTGATGGCGACGCGTCCCCCGTTCGCTTGTCCGTAATCACGCCCGCAAGCGCTCCGGTTTCGCCAGCGGCGCCCAACACTCGCCTGAATCTGGTTTTGGGCGCCTTGGCCGGCTTGGCGGTCGGACTAGGACTTGCGCTACTTCGCTCGAAAATGGATACAAAGGTCATAGGCGAGCAAGACATACGAAGGATCACCGATTCACCCATTCTAGGGGGAGTTGCTTACGATGTTGATGCGACAAAGAAGCCTCTTTTGACACAGGCTCCGCCGCAGAGCCCCCGCGCTGAGTCATTCCGTCAAATTCGGACCAACATGCAATTCGCTCACGTCAGTCACGAGTCCAAAGCGATTCTCGTCACATCTTCCCTGCCTGGGGAGGGCAAAAGTACGACGGCCACCAACTTGGCCATCGCCATGGCGCAAGGCGGACAGACGGTGGTGCTTGTCGATGCCGACTTACGGCGTCCAAGAATCGATGACTATTTAGGACTGGAGGGTGGGGCCGGACTCACAACCGCCCTCATCGGGAGCGCTGATGTCAACGAATTGCTTCAACCTTGGGGCGAAGATCAACTTTTCGTCCTGACGTCAGGTCAGATACCGCCGAACCCGAGCGAACTCCTTGGCTCGGAGGCGATGAGAGAGCTGATACAAAGACTTGAAGATGCCTTTGATGCCGTCATTATCGACGCGCCGCCACTGCTCCCGGTTACTGACGCAGCTGTGCTCGCACAACAGGTGGGGGGCGTTGTTCTTGTTGTTGGTTCAGGTCGCGTGCGCGAACCCGAACTAGCCAAGTCGCTGGACGCCCTTACGATGGTCGACGCTGACTTATTAGGCGTCATATTGAACCTGGTCCCCACTAAGGGGCCGGATGCGTACGCCTATAGCTACTACACATACCAGCCTGAAACGCGTCCTAGCCGCTCGCGTAAAACCCCGCCGCCTATGGGAAGTAGTGTCACGAAAGCAGACAATGGCGGAGATGCCACACTTGCACGGGCTAGGGCAGTTGCACGCCGTGAGACGCTCACCCAATAG
- a CDS encoding glycosyltransferase family 4 protein yields MKHKVIILGPPPGSPGGIGMMMRHLKSSCEPDSRFLFVDSGTTDHRLRAFVNSALICIAAAFGEGKPLFHLNVASRGSTLRKAILAALITSAGGKYVLHLHGAEYREFYRGSNFLVRTAIRALFRRATRVLVLGQTWRSFVIGTLGVPAHRVGILANAVPGPEELPNRSHSHIRMLFIGRSGARKGLSELMAATASLTANKPWSMILAGDAENDRTRDALNASALVNYTGWIDQAGLAQELGSASIFVLPSHAEGLPLALLDAMAWGLAPIVTDVGSIADVIEDGVNGLFVDVGDAQGLQHAMEQLISDDQLRSRIGNNARRTWQRRFDISQYANRLEGELQIALAEDGPN; encoded by the coding sequence GTGAAGCACAAGGTTATAATACTGGGGCCGCCGCCGGGCTCGCCGGGCGGCATTGGCATGATGATGCGGCATCTGAAGTCAAGTTGCGAACCCGACTCACGTTTCCTCTTTGTTGACTCAGGAACGACGGACCATCGCCTAAGAGCGTTTGTAAACTCTGCACTCATATGTATTGCTGCCGCCTTCGGTGAGGGCAAGCCACTCTTCCACCTCAACGTCGCTTCTCGTGGAAGTACTTTGCGAAAAGCTATATTGGCGGCGCTCATAACTTCCGCCGGCGGTAAGTATGTTCTGCATCTACATGGTGCGGAGTATCGTGAGTTTTATCGTGGAAGCAACTTCTTGGTACGTACGGCAATACGAGCGCTTTTTCGTCGTGCAACTCGCGTATTGGTCTTAGGGCAGACGTGGCGCTCATTCGTGATCGGCACCCTTGGGGTTCCAGCACACCGAGTAGGAATACTGGCCAATGCGGTTCCCGGACCGGAGGAGCTGCCAAACCGGTCTCACTCGCATATTCGTATGCTATTTATTGGACGATCGGGAGCGCGAAAAGGTCTTAGCGAACTGATGGCTGCTACTGCTAGTCTCACCGCAAACAAACCTTGGTCCATGATCCTGGCGGGAGATGCGGAAAATGATCGTACGCGCGATGCCCTAAACGCAAGTGCCTTAGTAAATTATACTGGGTGGATAGATCAGGCAGGATTAGCACAGGAGCTGGGCTCTGCCTCTATATTCGTGCTGCCTTCTCACGCGGAGGGCTTACCGCTTGCGCTCCTAGATGCAATGGCCTGGGGGCTTGCCCCGATAGTTACGGACGTCGGTTCAATCGCTGACGTTATTGAGGACGGCGTTAACGGGTTGTTTGTCGACGTTGGAGATGCGCAAGGATTGCAGCATGCGATGGAACAGCTTATCAGTGACGATCAGCTGCGCAGTCGAATCGGAAACAATGCACGTCGAACCTGGCAACGAAGGTTTGATATATCGCAGTATGCAAATCGCCTTGAGGGCGAATTGCAAATTGCCCTTGCAGAGGACGGCCCCAATTGA
- a CDS encoding prenyltransferase/squalene oxidase repeat-containing protein, whose amino-acid sequence MNTAISPFEEALRHAEAFARSRDYAGADPYDGLTSPAAPLFIGRIPRQLLLQSVKRGGLPLRKAMGIRPVRMAKSMALFAEGYSLLGQNEAAAALVGRLLASQNGGPWGYEFDVQTRWGYYKAGTPNVIATAFVVRALAKQGRVGEVNPKTLDWLYSLIDKRGYFHYTPASSALIHNGSLLAAETVARLGGDLEPVRTAVELTLDQQNENGSWYYGEDKSLAWIDNFHTVYVLESLKTLQGYGIDPGEKLDLGIKYWKENLFTRDNYPKYYAGDSDPSRDVHNIATVVGALPEFMQECTSPTILHPAIRLLMAHQGKDGGFRNSPRSLPFMRWNQAHAFRALAKIHSAGKGDLE is encoded by the coding sequence TTGAATACCGCTATCTCACCTTTCGAGGAAGCACTTCGCCATGCAGAAGCTTTTGCCCGGTCACGGGACTATGCGGGAGCGGACCCGTATGATGGGCTGACTTCTCCCGCCGCTCCGCTGTTCATCGGACGGATTCCCCGGCAGCTTTTGCTGCAGTCCGTTAAACGAGGAGGCCTCCCGCTGCGTAAAGCGATGGGAATCCGACCGGTACGCATGGCTAAGTCTATGGCGCTATTTGCGGAGGGGTACTCGCTCCTCGGCCAGAATGAGGCGGCTGCGGCCCTTGTTGGCCGGCTGCTTGCCAGCCAAAATGGGGGACCCTGGGGCTACGAGTTCGACGTTCAAACTAGGTGGGGCTACTACAAGGCTGGCACCCCAAACGTTATCGCTACGGCTTTCGTAGTCAGGGCTCTGGCTAAACAGGGCCGCGTTGGAGAAGTCAACCCCAAGACCTTGGATTGGCTCTATTCCCTCATTGATAAGAGAGGCTATTTTCACTACACGCCTGCCTCAAGCGCGCTTATCCACAACGGAAGTTTACTTGCGGCTGAAACAGTGGCGCGGCTTGGCGGAGACCTGGAGCCTGTCCGCACCGCAGTTGAGCTCACGTTGGATCAGCAGAATGAAAACGGCTCGTGGTATTACGGTGAAGACAAATCTCTGGCGTGGATTGATAACTTTCACACCGTTTACGTCCTCGAGTCGCTAAAAACGCTGCAGGGCTACGGTATAGATCCCGGTGAGAAATTAGACCTTGGTATCAAGTATTGGAAAGAGAATCTATTCACGCGTGACAATTACCCGAAATACTACGCCGGCGATTCGGACCCCAGCAGGGATGTTCACAACATCGCAACCGTCGTCGGCGCTTTGCCCGAGTTTATGCAAGAATGCACAAGTCCCACAATACTGCATCCTGCCATTCGGCTCTTAATGGCGCATCAAGGTAAAGATGGCGGATTCCGTAATAGCCCCAGAAGCTTGCCCTTTATGAGATGGAACCAGGCACATGCCTTCCGTGCTCTTGCAAAGATTCACAGTGCCGGAAAGGGCGATCTTGAATAA
- a CDS encoding WecB/TagA/CpsF family glycosyltransferase codes for MDESIARALELIEDGRVHQHVVVNAAKIVAAVESDSVRETISNCAIINADGQSVVWASRLLGQPLPERVAGIDFMDRLLSAAAKKSLSVYLLGASSDVVTEVEKQVRARGVTVAGFHDGFWRSQFSDEQMAEKIREAAPDLVFVALPSPFKENFLRDYLEVMNARLCVGVGGSFDVLAGVTTRAPIFMQKLGLEWLFRLAQEPKRMFKRYLIGNSMFVFYVLRSYAQRVRGARWL; via the coding sequence ATGGATGAATCTATAGCCCGCGCCCTCGAGCTCATCGAGGACGGGCGAGTTCACCAGCATGTCGTGGTCAATGCAGCGAAGATCGTGGCTGCCGTCGAAAGTGACTCTGTGCGTGAGACAATCTCGAATTGCGCAATAATAAACGCCGACGGGCAATCCGTGGTGTGGGCAAGCCGACTATTGGGCCAGCCTCTTCCTGAACGCGTTGCTGGTATTGACTTCATGGACCGGCTTCTAAGCGCAGCCGCAAAGAAATCTCTATCCGTATACCTGTTGGGCGCCTCCTCGGATGTAGTTACAGAAGTGGAAAAGCAGGTTAGGGCTAGAGGCGTCACAGTAGCGGGATTCCATGACGGATTTTGGCGCTCGCAATTTTCCGACGAGCAGATGGCGGAGAAGATTCGTGAGGCGGCACCGGATCTCGTATTTGTCGCCCTTCCTTCCCCCTTTAAGGAAAACTTTCTCAGGGACTACCTTGAGGTCATGAATGCCAGACTCTGCGTTGGCGTTGGGGGTAGTTTCGACGTACTGGCTGGTGTTACGACGAGAGCCCCAATCTTCATGCAGAAGCTCGGACTCGAGTGGCTCTTTCGGTTAGCGCAAGAACCAAAGAGGATGTTCAAAAGATATTTGATCGGCAACTCGATGTTCGTTTTTTATGTTTTGAGGTCCTATGCTCAACGTGTAAGGGGTGCGCGATGGCTTTAG
- a CDS encoding serine O-acetyltransferase produces MALVFYRVGNYLYRAGVPFLPRFFTVVGRLLFGAHIPSECQIGLRCKVAYGGSGIVIHPKAVIGDDCLLSPGVVIGGRAGNPLLPRIGDRVRIFPGAAVLGNIVINDGAIIGANAVVVDDVPAGARVVAPKARMILSSLDL; encoded by the coding sequence ATGGCTTTAGTATTTTATCGCGTTGGGAACTACCTCTATCGTGCAGGTGTTCCGTTCTTGCCGCGGTTTTTCACCGTCGTTGGGCGTTTGCTCTTTGGTGCGCACATACCTTCCGAATGCCAGATCGGACTGAGATGCAAAGTCGCATACGGAGGTTCGGGCATCGTTATTCATCCCAAAGCGGTCATCGGTGATGACTGTCTGCTTTCGCCAGGTGTCGTAATTGGTGGGCGAGCGGGAAACCCCCTCCTTCCCAGAATAGGCGACCGCGTCCGCATTTTTCCGGGTGCCGCCGTCCTAGGCAATATTGTCATAAACGACGGAGCGATCATTGGAGCGAATGCTGTTGTTGTGGATGACGTCCCAGCTGGTGCTCGAGTAGTTGCGCCGAAGGCCCGGATGATACTTAGTTCTCTAGACCTATGA
- a CDS encoding glycosyltransferase family 4 protein, whose translation MGGLQRYATELAAVISQHGIGVSVSTRTWSKGGKDKLVSNLPGVRVRTVLSFVPKKLRGGLLTMLSLAGIPLYLLGSSPVRIVHTSILGNLYLSRSSGAVQVYVFHASPSLELKAQIKDINKTAAGTQLRIAVLRRLEESCLRKADAVVVLSKFSQRVLLQEYPWLSKDKIEIIPGGSKTSGIGATPRHAFQSKRLIAVRRLEWRTGIDLLIRAFALSNLTEKGWTLDIVGTGSLRAELEGLAEGLGVSDNVTFHGVVSEDEKHTLLSESQMFVLPTRAFEGFGLATVEAMAHGLVPIATSAGASPEIVEQIHPKLVCDPTVSGLVSALEYWTKDENQDLMAALSARAIDVAVSYDWEEVAKRYRDLADAIAAEKGPRRMFV comes from the coding sequence GTGGGCGGTCTTCAGCGCTATGCTACTGAGCTCGCCGCTGTAATTTCCCAACATGGTATAGGTGTCTCCGTTTCCACCCGGACTTGGTCCAAGGGCGGTAAGGACAAGCTTGTGTCGAATTTGCCAGGCGTCAGGGTCCGTACAGTACTGTCCTTCGTTCCGAAAAAGCTGCGCGGTGGTCTCCTCACAATGCTGTCATTGGCGGGCATCCCACTTTACTTGCTCGGATCAAGCCCGGTGCGGATTGTTCATACGTCTATACTTGGCAATTTATATCTGTCTCGCTCGAGTGGGGCCGTGCAGGTTTACGTGTTTCATGCTAGTCCCTCACTTGAGCTGAAGGCGCAGATCAAAGATATTAATAAGACCGCTGCAGGAACACAGTTGAGAATAGCCGTGCTGCGTCGTCTGGAGGAGAGCTGCCTGCGCAAGGCCGACGCCGTAGTCGTGCTGAGTAAATTCTCGCAGCGCGTTCTACTCCAAGAGTATCCCTGGCTTTCCAAGGATAAGATCGAGATAATTCCTGGAGGATCAAAAACGTCGGGGATAGGAGCGACGCCTAGGCACGCCTTTCAAAGTAAGCGCTTAATCGCCGTCCGTCGGCTCGAGTGGCGGACCGGTATAGATCTCCTAATTCGTGCTTTTGCCCTGTCTAACCTGACCGAAAAGGGTTGGACTTTGGATATTGTGGGGACTGGTTCGTTGAGGGCGGAGCTAGAAGGTCTTGCGGAGGGACTCGGTGTATCGGACAACGTCACGTTCCATGGAGTTGTTAGCGAGGACGAGAAGCATACTTTGCTTTCTGAATCACAAATGTTTGTCCTACCCACAAGGGCGTTCGAAGGATTTGGGCTTGCAACTGTTGAGGCAATGGCGCATGGGCTTGTGCCAATAGCAACGTCGGCTGGAGCCTCCCCGGAGATTGTCGAGCAGATACATCCTAAGCTCGTATGCGACCCCACAGTTTCAGGCTTAGTGTCGGCCTTGGAATACTGGACCAAAGACGAAAACCAGGACCTCATGGCAGCGCTGAGCGCCCGGGCGATTGATGTTGCTGTCTCGTATGACTGGGAAGAGGTAGCTAAGCGCTATCGTGATCTAGCCGACGCCATTGCAGCAGAAAAAGGGCCACGGCGTATGTTTGTTTGA
- a CDS encoding transposase: protein MSPRTAKSREDQLHKLVEKAAQPETNRLWRTICRWWKEIEVLIVTGATTAKVEASNTRSSTSK from the coding sequence ATTTCCCCACGAACCGCGAAGAGCCGCGAAGACCAGCTTCATAAACTGGTCGAGAAAGCCGCTCAGCCGGAAACGAACCGGCTCTGGCGCACTATCTGCCGGTGGTGGAAAGAGATCGAAGTCCTCATCGTCACCGGCGCGACGACGGCGAAAGTGGAAGCCAGCAACACGCGATCAAGCACATCAAAATGA
- a CDS encoding transposase — protein MLRHTHPSRATGPLVFNDTNSIPHQPRRAGKVEANNTAIKNIKRTARGYRNAANYKLVILLRSAVRTAA, from the coding sequence ATGCTTAGACACACTCATCCCAGCAGGGCCACGGGCCCTCTTGTCTTCAACGACACGAACTCAATTCCCCACCAACCGCGAAGAGCCGGCAAAGTTGAGGCCAACAACACAGCGATCAAGAACATAAAGCGCACCGCCCGCGGGTACCGCAATGCCGCCAACTACAAATTGGTTATTCTCCTGAGAAGTGCCGTCCGGACGGCGGCATGA
- a CDS encoding transposase has product MLLLRGGDNLSCRAALRLEEVFTLDDPTGTLQTVWKVKEQLRVLLRTGSLEDAAEAKKILEELVKAADRPETNRLYRTVCRWWKEIEVLIVTGATTGKVEANNTAIKNIKRTARGYRNAANCKSVILLRSAVRTAA; this is encoded by the coding sequence ATGCTGCTCCTCCGCGGAGGCGACAACCTCAGCTGCAGGGCCGCTCTCCGACTCGAGGAAGTCTTCACCCTGGACGATCCGACCGGCACCCTCCAGACCGTCTGGAAGGTCAAAGAACAACTCCGGGTTTTGCTCCGCACGGGCTCCCTCGAAGACGCCGCAGAGGCCAAGAAGATACTCGAGGAACTGGTCAAGGCAGCGGACAGGCCTGAGACGAACAGGCTCTATCGCACGGTCTGCCGGTGGTGGAAAGAGATCGAGGTGCTCATCGTCACCGGTGCTACGACCGGCAAGGTGGAGGCCAACAACACCGCTATCAAGAACATCAAGCGAACCGCCCGCGGGTACCGCAATGCGGCCAATTGCAAATCGGTTATTCTCTTGAGAAGTGCCGTCCGGACGGCGGCATGA
- a CDS encoding transposase: protein MRSTHCRQPGTVSGTGPLGRKAIKDDALVLAQLVSTDHAHHRPITGDSDAAEQVKVLARSHQSLMWARQRQVNVLRSNLREYFPAALDRQSGSSRFVGKWIPVMSVMPPSGRHFSRE from the coding sequence TTGCGGTCCACCCACTGCAGGCAGCCCGGTACCGTGAGCGGCACGGGACCTCTGGGGCGAAAAGCGATAAAGGACGATGCCCTAGTGTTAGCGCAGTTAGTGAGCACTGACCACGCCCATCACCGCCCCATCACCGGCGACAGCGACGCAGCCGAACAGGTCAAAGTCTTGGCGCGCTCTCATCAGTCACTGATGTGGGCCAGACAGCGTCAGGTTAACGTACTGCGCTCGAACCTGCGCGAGTATTTCCCGGCGGCGCTTGACCGGCAAAGTGGCTCTTCGCGGTTCGTGGGGAAATGGATCCCTGTAATGAGCGTCATGCCGCCGTCCGGACGGCACTTCTCAAGAGAATAA
- the wecC gene encoding UDP-N-acetyl-D-mannosamine dehydrogenase: protein MPEVETVVVVGLGYIGLPTAAIFATHGLNVVGVDVNAVTIEAVNRGSVPFVEPDLEVHVAGAVQQGRLRASKETPEADAFVVAVPTPFGDDYQADLSYIESAAASIAPVLRGGELVVLESTSPPGATHKLGDFLTRLRPDLSLEPNRANSIYLAHCPERVLPGRVMIELVTNDRIIGGLNQESAEKAQKLYSRFCQGEIHLTDAVTAEMAKLVENSYRDVNIAFANELSMIADDLNIDVWKLIELANHHPRVNILQPGPGVGGHCIAVDPWFIVAASPDKANLIRAARTVNDSKPEYVTSRVIEKAHKFHQPNIAVLGLAFKADIDDLRESPARHIVYELAKALPAASISAVEPHIGKLPSELAALPNVTLKDLHSAVEASDIVVLLVDHSQNKAFPRASLNEKIVIDTKGVWR, encoded by the coding sequence ATGCCTGAAGTTGAGACAGTAGTAGTTGTGGGGTTGGGATACATAGGTTTGCCGACCGCCGCAATATTTGCAACGCACGGCTTGAATGTCGTTGGCGTAGATGTGAACGCGGTCACGATAGAGGCCGTCAACAGAGGATCTGTGCCCTTCGTGGAACCTGATCTAGAGGTCCATGTTGCGGGAGCCGTCCAACAAGGGCGTCTGCGGGCTAGTAAGGAGACGCCCGAAGCCGACGCGTTTGTCGTCGCCGTACCGACACCCTTTGGGGACGACTATCAAGCCGATCTAAGCTACATCGAAAGTGCGGCCGCATCTATAGCACCCGTGCTCCGAGGCGGTGAACTCGTCGTATTAGAGTCCACGTCGCCTCCGGGAGCAACCCACAAGCTAGGCGACTTTCTCACCCGGTTGAGACCCGATCTTTCCCTGGAACCCAATCGAGCCAACTCCATCTACTTGGCCCACTGCCCAGAACGGGTACTACCTGGCCGGGTCATGATTGAACTTGTCACGAATGACAGGATTATCGGCGGCCTTAACCAGGAGTCTGCAGAGAAGGCTCAAAAGCTTTACTCTCGCTTCTGCCAGGGAGAAATTCACCTCACTGACGCTGTAACTGCTGAAATGGCTAAACTCGTTGAAAATTCCTACAGGGATGTCAACATCGCGTTTGCTAACGAATTGTCCATGATTGCTGACGACCTCAACATTGACGTCTGGAAGTTGATCGAGCTTGCAAACCATCACCCGCGTGTCAACATACTGCAGCCCGGCCCGGGCGTAGGCGGGCACTGTATCGCTGTCGACCCTTGGTTTATTGTCGCTGCATCACCGGACAAAGCTAATCTAATCCGCGCCGCAAGAACGGTAAACGATTCGAAACCTGAATATGTGACTAGTAGGGTGATTGAAAAAGCCCATAAGTTCCACCAGCCGAACATCGCCGTCCTCGGGTTAGCTTTTAAGGCCGACATTGACGATCTACGCGAATCACCCGCACGTCACATCGTCTATGAGTTGGCCAAAGCGTTGCCGGCAGCTTCCATATCCGCAGTCGAGCCACACATCGGTAAACTACCTTCCGAACTGGCAGCCCTGCCGAATGTCACACTGAAGGATCTACACTCAGCCGTAGAGGCCTCTGATATTGTCGTATTGCTTGTTGATCATAGCCAGAATAAGGCATTTCCTCGCGCATCGTTGAATGAAAAGATTGTCATCGACACTAAAGGCGTGTGGCGGTAG
- the wecB gene encoding non-hydrolyzing UDP-N-acetylglucosamine 2-epimerase yields the protein MLSIMPIYGTRPEAIKMVPIVKALQASKHFDCLVTVTGQHRAMLDQVNELFEIIPDFDLNIHQAQQSLNGITARVLNGVDDILRTHRPDAVVVQGDTTTSTAAAIAAFNHGVPVIHAEAGLRSGNINSPFPEEGNRKLTSQITRLHLAPTALSRDNLLMEGVGAADIVVTGNTVIDSLLATVDRKISFEDVRLERLPIDGRLLLVTTHRRENQGDAMRGVGRAIAEIARLEPSLTIVLPVHKNPVVREAVLPPLEGLDNVIITEPLSYGEFTRLMSLSSVILTDSGGVQEEAPSLGKPVLVMRENTERPEAVHAGTVRLVGTDSNRIVNEVRNLLNNDAAYKEMANAVNPYGDGSAAERSVAAMAELFGVGVRLPDFEY from the coding sequence ATGCTATCGATCATGCCCATTTATGGAACCCGGCCCGAGGCCATAAAAATGGTTCCAATCGTCAAGGCGCTACAGGCGTCGAAGCACTTTGACTGTCTCGTTACCGTGACCGGGCAGCACCGGGCAATGCTAGATCAGGTAAATGAGTTATTTGAGATCATTCCTGACTTTGATCTGAACATTCACCAAGCGCAGCAATCCCTAAACGGCATCACCGCCCGTGTTCTAAATGGCGTCGACGATATTTTAAGGACTCATCGACCTGACGCTGTAGTCGTGCAAGGTGACACAACCACATCCACTGCTGCCGCCATCGCCGCATTCAATCATGGCGTGCCCGTTATCCACGCAGAAGCAGGGCTCAGAAGTGGCAACATAAACTCCCCCTTCCCCGAGGAAGGCAATAGGAAGCTAACCTCGCAGATCACGCGCCTCCACTTGGCCCCGACAGCCTTAAGCCGGGACAACCTGCTCATGGAAGGGGTTGGCGCAGCTGACATAGTCGTTACGGGCAATACCGTAATCGACTCCCTCCTTGCAACCGTCGATCGCAAAATCTCCTTTGAGGATGTCCGCTTGGAAAGGTTGCCGATAGACGGAAGGCTCCTCCTCGTGACAACACATAGGCGCGAGAATCAAGGCGATGCCATGAGAGGTGTCGGCCGCGCTATTGCAGAAATCGCCCGACTCGAACCTTCCCTGACAATCGTATTGCCGGTACACAAAAACCCCGTTGTTCGCGAAGCTGTTCTCCCACCCCTGGAGGGACTAGATAATGTGATTATCACCGAGCCGCTCAGTTACGGGGAATTCACTCGCCTGATGTCACTCTCCTCAGTGATTTTGACCGACTCCGGAGGCGTTCAGGAAGAAGCCCCCAGCTTAGGAAAGCCTGTTCTGGTCATGCGGGAGAATACAGAAAGGCCCGAGGCAGTCCACGCAGGAACGGTGCGGCTCGTCGGTACCGACTCCAACCGCATAGTCAACGAGGTCAGGAATCTCCTGAACAACGACGCTGCCTATAAAGAAATGGCCAATGCCGTGAACCCCTATGGCGACGGCTCGGCAGCCGAAAGGTCTGTGGCCGCTATGGCTGAACTCTTTGGAGTTGGAGTGCGACTACCGGATTTCGAATACTAG